The DNA sequence TCGCCTCGGGGGCCAGCTCGGCGTAGCGCACCTTGGGCTCCAGGCTCAGGGCGGGCCGCTCGACGGGGCGCGGAGCCACGGCCCGCTCGGGGGCGGCAATGTGGGGCGCAATCACCAATGACACGATGGACATGAGCTTGATCAGGATGTTCATCGACGGCCCGGAAGTATCCTTGAACGGGTCACCGACGGTGTCGCCGGTCACGGAGGCTTTGTGGGCATCGGAGCCCTTAAACTCCATCTTGCCATTCACCAGCACGCCCTTCTCGAACGACTTCTTGGCGTTGTCCCAGGCGCCGCCGGCGTTGCTCTGGAACATGGCCATCAGCACCCCCGACACCGTGACGCCGGCCAGCGTGCCGCCCAGCACTTCGGGGCCGAAGGCAAAGCCGATGATGATGGGCACAATCAGGGCAATGGCCCCGGGCAGCATCATCTCCCGGATGGCGGCCTGGGTGGAAATGGCCACGCACTTCTCGTACTCGGGCCGGCCGGTGCCTTCCATAATGCCGGGAATCTCGCGGAACTGCCGCCGCACTTCCTGCACCATTGCCATAGCGGCGCGGCCCACGGCCGAAATAGCCAGGGCCGAGAAGATAAAGGGAATCATGGCGCCCACGAACAGGCCGGCCAGCACCCGGGCGTTGCTGATGTCGATGCTGGAAATATTGGCCGTACCCATAAAGGCGGCAAACAAAGCCAATGAAGTAAGGGCGGCGGAGGCAATGGCGAAGCCCTTGCCGGTAGCGGCGGTGGTGTTGCCCACGGCGTCGAGAATGTCGGTCCGCTCGCGCACTTCCTTGGGCAGCTCGCTCATTTCGGCAATACCGCCGGCGTTGTCGGCAATGGGCCCGAAGGCGTCGATGGCCAGCTGCATGGCGGTGGTGGCCATCATGCCGGCGGCGGCAATGGCCACGCCGTAGAGGCCGGCAAACTCAAACGACAGCACGATACCGGCCGCCAGCACGATGATGGGCAGCACCGTGGACTCCATGCCCACGGCCAGGCCGCCGATAACGGTGGTGGCGTGGCCCGTGCTGCTTTGCTGCACGATGCTGTTCACCGGGCGCTTGCCCATAGCCGTGTAGTACTCCGTGATAATGCTCATCAGCGTGCCGACAATCAGGCCCACCACGACGGCGTAGAACACGTCCAGCGAGGTGAACGGCACCGAGCCGGCCCGGCCAATGACCAGCTCGCCGGGGGGCAGCATCCAGCGGATGATAAAGAAGGAAGCAATGCCCGACACGATAACCGAGGCGTAGTTGCCGAAGTTGAGGGCGGCCTGCACGTTGCCGCCTTCCTTCACGCGCACCAGCAGAATGCCCACCAGGGAGGCCACGATGCCCATGCCGGCAATGACCATCGGCAGCAGAATCGGGGACAGGCCGTTGAACTGGTCGCCGGCGGCTACTACTTCGCGGCCCAGGACCATCGTGGCCAGAATGGTGGCCACGTAGGAGCCGAACAGGTCGGCGCCCATGCCGGCCACGTCGCCCACGTTGTCGCCCACGTTGTCGGCAATGGTGGCGGGGTTGCGGGGGTCGTCCTCGGGAATACCGGCTTCCACTTTGCCCACCAGGTCGGCCCCGACGTCGGCGGCTTTGGTGTAGATGCCGCCGCCCACGCGGGCAAACAGGGCAATGCTTTCGGCCCCGAGCGAGAAGCCGGTGAGCACCTCCAGGGCGGTTTCCATCTCAATGCCGTTAGCGCCGCCGCCCTTGCTCACCACGAACAGTTGGTAGAACACGATAAACAACGAGCCCAGCCCCAGCACGGCCAGGCCGGCCACGCCCATGCCCATCACCGAGCCGCCCGAAAACGACACGTTCAGGGCCTTAGCCAGACTGGTGCGGGCCGCCTGGGCGGTGCGCACGTTGGCTTTAGTGGCAATTTTCATCCCGATAAAGCCGGCCAGGGCCGAGAAGACGGCCCCAATCAGGAAGGCAATGACGATAACGGGGCTGGATTTTTCGCCCGTTGTGCCCAGGTAGCCCAGAAAGGCGCAGGCAATGAGGGCAAACAAGGCCAGCACCTTGTACTCGGCGCGCAGAAAGGCAATGGCGCCGTCGGCAATGTAGCCGGCAATGGTGCGCATCCGCTCGTCGCCGGCGTCTTGCCGGCTCACCCAACCCGAACGAACCCACGTGTAAACAAGGGCCAGCACGCCCAGCGCAGGCGCTACGTAGAGAATATTCATCATAGAAGCGTGATGGGATTTTAGGAAGGTGGTGGTAGTTGGAAAAGCTTTGTGCTTGTAAAATAGAGGTTTTACAAGCAAATCCAACTCCGTACGCTCCCTTATATCCCGGCGCCCCTATACTTTGCGGAAGTAATTAACGGACACCCGCTCGGTGTACCAGTAGAGCAGGTAGCTGCCGATGGTGACGACTGGCGCTCCTGCCCTGCTTACAGTTGTTGCATCAGCACCTGATAGAGGGCCAACATGCTGGCAATATCCCGCTTATCTACCAGCTCGTCAGGCGAATGCACGTGGTCTTCGGGGGCGCCGATGAAGCACCAGTCCCAGGGCTGGGCCCCGTGCTGCAGCTCCTTGGCGTCGGAGCCGCCGCTGCCTTCCACTTCCAGCTGGTGCGGAATACCGGCCTCGCGGGCAATGCGGCGGATACGGTCCACGTAGGCGCGGCGCGGAATCAGGGAGTCGCGCAGGGAGATGACCACGCCCTGCCCGGGGTGCACGCCTTCCGTTACCCAGGTAATGTCGGAAATCAGGGCCTGACGCACCCCGTAGGTTTCGTAGATGTACTTGGCCAGGTACGCTACCGAGCCGCCGCCGTGCTCTTCCCAGCAGCTGAAGACCAGAATGCCGTCCTCCAGGGTTTCGGCCAGGCGCAGCGCATTCCAGACGCCAAGGCGGTTGTCGAGGTAGCACGACTGCACGGTGGTTTCGGTTTCGCGAAAGTCGCAGGCGAAGGTTAGCTCCGTGCCCCGTTCTATTTCGCGGGTGAACTCATAGCCCAACTCGCCCGTTTGGGTATCGACGGTAAGAGTACAGGCAATATCCCCCTGCGCGTCGTGGCCCACCAGGCGGTAGCCGGTTTCGGCGCGGGGGCCCCCGATACGCACCAGCTCTTGCCCGTAGCGAACCGTAAACCCGATACTGTCGATATGCGCGAACACCGCCGTCCGAGGCTTACCAAATACCAGAATAATGCAATCCTGAAATCCTTCCCCG is a window from the Hymenobacter aquaticus genome containing:
- a CDS encoding sodium-translocating pyrophosphatase, with amino-acid sequence MMNILYVAPALGVLALVYTWVRSGWVSRQDAGDERMRTIAGYIADGAIAFLRAEYKVLALFALIACAFLGYLGTTGEKSSPVIVIAFLIGAVFSALAGFIGMKIATKANVRTAQAARTSLAKALNVSFSGGSVMGMGVAGLAVLGLGSLFIVFYQLFVVSKGGGANGIEMETALEVLTGFSLGAESIALFARVGGGIYTKAADVGADLVGKVEAGIPEDDPRNPATIADNVGDNVGDVAGMGADLFGSYVATILATMVLGREVVAAGDQFNGLSPILLPMVIAGMGIVASLVGILLVRVKEGGNVQAALNFGNYASVIVSGIASFFIIRWMLPPGELVIGRAGSVPFTSLDVFYAVVVGLIVGTLMSIITEYYTAMGKRPVNSIVQQSSTGHATTVIGGLAVGMESTVLPIIVLAAGIVLSFEFAGLYGVAIAAAGMMATTAMQLAIDAFGPIADNAGGIAEMSELPKEVRERTDILDAVGNTTAATGKGFAIASAALTSLALFAAFMGTANISSIDISNARVLAGLFVGAMIPFIFSALAISAVGRAAMAMVQEVRRQFREIPGIMEGTGRPEYEKCVAISTQAAIREMMLPGAIALIVPIIIGFAFGPEVLGGTLAGVTVSGVLMAMFQSNAGGAWDNAKKSFEKGVLVNGKMEFKGSDAHKASVTGDTVGDPFKDTSGPSMNILIKLMSIVSLVIAPHIAAPERAVAPRPVERPALSLEPKVRYAELAPEATKVLFVLLRETR
- a CDS encoding M20/M25/M40 family metallo-hydrolase — its product is MFAHIDSIGFTVRYGQELVRIGGPRAETGYRLVGHDAQGDIACTLTVDTQTGELGYEFTREIERGTELTFACDFRETETTVQSCYLDNRLGVWNALRLAETLEDGILVFSCWEEHGGGSVAYLAKYIYETYGVRQALISDITWVTEGVHPGQGVVISLRDSLIPRRAYVDRIRRIAREAGIPHQLEVEGSGGSDAKELQHGAQPWDWCFIGAPEDHVHSPDELVDKRDIASMLALYQVLMQQL